Below is a genomic region from Miscanthus floridulus cultivar M001 chromosome 1, ASM1932011v1, whole genome shotgun sequence.
CATCTGATTGCGGCGCTCTACGACGCCGTTCTGGTGCGGCGAGTAAGGAGCCGAGAGGTGGCGCTGGACTCCCTCACCTGCACAGTAAGAAGCGAACTCGACCGAGGTAAACTCGCCTCCATTGTCAGTTCGCAGGACCTTGAGTTTCTTGCCCGTCTCACGCTCGGTACGGGCTTGGAACTCCATGATGGCCGCTGGTGCGTCCGCCTTAGTGCGCAGAAGCGTGAGCCACATGTAGCGGCTCATGTCATCCACCAGCAGCAGGAAATAGGCATTCCCGGCTAGTGTGTGCGGCTTGATCGGCCCGCACAGATCACCATGGACGAGTTCAAGCTGCTCCTCAGCTCTGAACTTCGCGGTCTGCGGGAACGACGTGCGCTTTTGCTTGGCCAGCACGCAGTCCTCACAGACCTGATCAACGTGATCAACCACCGGCAGCCCGCGCACGAGTTCGTCGCGTCCCAGCTTCCTCAGCGCCTGGAAATTGAGATGCCCATACCTCTCATGCCAGCGCCAAGCGACGTCACCGGCTCTGGCAGTGAGGCAGACTGGCGCCACGACATTCATGTCGAGGTAGTAGAGCCGACTTGCCGATCGCTGCACCTTGGCAAGTAGCCTGCGCTGCAGATCATAGAGGCGCAGGAAGCCGGACTCGATGTCCACCTTGAGGCCATCCTCATCCATCTGCCCGAGGCTGATGATGTTGGTGGTGAGCCTCGGGATGAAGTAGACGCCGTCGAGACGCCGGTGTTCTCCGTTCTTCAGGGCGAACAGCACGGTGCCTTTTCCTTCGATGGCGACAACTGAACCGTCACCGAACTTGACAGTCCTGGCGACGTTggtgttcagctcggcgaagaCAGAACGCGACCCCGTCATGTGGTTCGTCGCGCCAGTGTCGAGCACCCAGCGCCGAGGCCCCAcaacctcctgctcctcctcattGAGATGGAGCAGAACCTTTCGTTCGACGAGGTGGACGCGAGCCTGCGGAACAGCCTGTGGTGGCGACGTGGGATGAGAGCACAAGTCCGGCGACGCGCATACCTCAGTGTCCGCGGCGATGTACATGAGTgccccttcttcctcttccgCTTGCGCGACATGtgccgcgcccttcttcttcccgcggcaatccttggcccaatggccaccCTTGCCGCAGTTGTGGCAAAGAGTGCCGGGCGGTGGCTTCCCACCACCGGCGTTCCCGGCACCGACGTTCTGGCCATCGCGCCCATCACGCGACGAAGATCCTGCGCCGCCGCCACGACCGCGCCCGCGCCCTCGGCGCTTCCCGCGGTTGCTGGGGCCGGAGCTGCCGCCAGAGCTCTCCTGCTCACGGCGCGCCTTGCGTCGGGCCTCCCAGTCTTCTTCACAGAGCATCAAACGCCCCATGCCATCCATGATCTCCTTCGGCTTGCCGCGTTCCTCGAACACTCGCAGTCGGCCGATGACGTCCTCGATCGAGACCGTGTTCAGATCGAGGAACATCTCGAGGGAGACGGCGGCCTGGGACAAGCGTTCAGGGACCACCTGCAGGAGCTTCTTTACCACCTCGGCGTCCGAGATGTTGTCGCCGAGGGTGCGGAGGTTCACGGCGAGCGACGTGATGCGGATGCCGAACTCGGAGACGGACTCGCCCTCCTTGAAGACGAGCGCGCCGAACTCGCGGCGAAGCTGCTGGGCGCTGGCGTCacgcgcgcggccgtcgccgacTCGGAGCACCTTGACGGCGTCCCACGCCTCCTTCACGGTCCGCTTGCGACCGAGCGTCCCCCACATCTCAGAGGGGACCGAGCGCAGGAGTCCCGCCATGGCCTGGCGGTCTTGATGGTGCTCATCTTCATCAGGGTCTTCGTCGATGCCGATGTCGACGGCGTCCCAGACGCGGAGCGTCTGGAAGTTCACCTCCATCACCAACGCCCACTCCGGGTAGTTCGTCCGCGTGAGCATCGGCCACGCGACGTTCGCGGATGGTCGCTCGATGACGCGCTCCACGACTCGTGAGCCAGAGCGGTGTCGGTTGTTGGAGCGCCCACGACGTCGTCGTGACGGCGAGGTCGAAGGCCTGGGCTTCTTGTCCTCGTTATCAGCATCAGTCGACTTCTTCTTGGAGGGCGACTGGGATGCCATGGCGACGATGGAGACCGGCTCTGATGCCAAATGACAGAATTCCGATCGGGAGAGGGTGGACACACGCGAACACAGAGGACGCAAATGTTTTGGTGCTGCAAGCGACAGCTTTTCTCTTGATGTTTCATTTCTATATAAAGCAAAATTACAAGCTAAATATGGATACAAAATGCTGATACAATCACAGCATGCTCGTGCGCAATTGTTGCCATCCCAACAATCTGGGGCATGCCATTCTTAGCACAGCCGGCTAATCAATTTCCTACTTGCTAAAAAAAGGATGCTCAGGGCTTATTCAAAACAAAGCTTGCCACCACCAAGCCCAAGGACGTTGTCTTCAAGGACCAACCACCCAGTGACACTGGCATGTCTTTTTGCATGAAAAAATTGATAAGTATTAGGGCAATACTTCAAAAAAAATCCATAGCTGCTGCTCGATCTGCAGTGGCAATATCTCCTTCGAGTCGAGTCTGGAAGATTATGCAGGAACCCAATGAATTATGGTTCAGAATTTTACAAGCTAAATATATGGattctagagtttttttttttcattctgaCAATAAGGGTTCATCTCAGTTTGGGCGGGGGCTTCATAAAGTGAAACACCTGtttaagtggggggggggggggggggggggcttataTAAAGTTGGAAATGGACAACATTGCAGTTTCTGGCAGGATGTTTGGGCCGGTGATGTCCCCTTGAAAATCCAATATGAGGATGTTTACAAGATGGTTAGAGATCCCTACTGCTCTGTGGCAGACTGTTGGGATGAAGAAGGTTGGGAGATGGATTTCAAAAGGACTCTGACAACCCATGAATACAATAGACGGATAGAGCTCAAGGATAGCTTATCTGACATCTAAGAAACGCGGATACTTCGCAAAACTCACATATCGGTATCGGATACCGTATCAGATACGGATACTACACGGATACTGCCGGATACGTATCCCGGACGTATCGGAAATTAACgcaattttcaaataataaaaataCGCGGATACTCCTGGGATACCTTGCCGATACCTGTAGGATACCTGACAACCCTTAAAACCACTCATTCGGTTCGTATAAAAGCCGTCCGCTCAGCTGTGCCCCTCTGCAATCCCTTTTCGTGCGGCcacaacagccgccgccgctgcacacACGCTCCTCTGAAGCAGGCGTGCAGCACGCCGTAGATCTGCGGCAGCAGCGCTGCTCGGCCGCCCCTTCGTTCTCCAGCTCTCCGCCTGTGTCTTCTCTCCCTGGACCACGTCCTCAAGCCCCTGCCGCCTCCACACGCCATCGGCGGCCGCGGCTCCTTCCCCTTCTACGGTGAGTCCgtttttttcttctcttctcttATCTGGTCCTTCCCTTCACTTCTCAGCTATCTCCCTGCTCCTTGTATGATTCTCCTCTTGTTATTAGATCCAATGGCGACTTCTTCGAATGCTTCTGCATCTACTGATGGTTCTGAAAGTGGAGGATTTCCTGTCGCCAACAACCCTGCTATTGCAAGTCAGGTCTTAGCTGCTGCTCGTGTGACTCCTCCACCTTCAGATGATGATGCTAAGAAGCCACTGTGGAGGTATGTTGAGTTAATTGAGAGAATTGGAAAGGGTCAGGGGGGCAACTCAAAGATGAGATGTAGACTTTGTGACCATCATTTTCAAGGAAGCTACTCTAGAGTTAAAGCACATCTGTTAAAGATTTCTAGTTTTGGGGTAAAGTTTTGTCGAGTGGTGATTGTACATGTTCTTGAACAACTGCAAGCTGAAGTTGTTGCTGCCAATGCTGCTGTTGCCAGGACCATGCCTAGAGATATTCCACTTCCTACTGAGGGCAACAAGAAGATGAGAAAGAGGAAGGGTGTCTCAGTTATTGAATCTAGCTTCAATCAAGAAGTCCGTAGCCAGCTTGATGAACTGATAGCTAGAATGTTTTATATAGCAGGCCTGCCATTTAATCTTGCACGTAACCCATATTTTAGGAAGGCTTTCATGTTTGCTGCCAATCGGCCAATTGGAGGATATGTCCCTCCAAGCTACAACAAGCTGAGAACAACTCTTCTTGTGCAAGAGAAGACACATGTCGAGAGAATGCTGCAGCCCATCAAGGCGACATGGAGCTCTAAAGGTGTGAGTATTGTATCAGATGGATGGTCAGATGCTCAAAGGCGTCCACTCTTGAATTTCTTGGCTGTAACAGAAGATGGTCCAATGTTTCTTAGAGCAATCAACACTGAAGGAATATCCAAGACCAAGGATTACATTTCAGAGAAGATGCTAGCTGTAATTGATGAGGTTGGGGCACAAAATGTTGTGCAAGTGATCACTGATAATGCTTCCAGTTGCAGAGCTGCTGGTATCATTGTTGAGCAGAAGCACCCTCATATTTTCTGGACCCCATGTGTTGTGCATACTTTGAACCTTGCCTTGAAGAACATTTGTGCTCCTAGGGACGCTGAGGATGAGCTTCATGATGAATTCCAGTGGATCAGCGAGGTTATTGCAGATGCCAGCATGATAAAGAATTACATCATGAATCACTCTATGAGGCTGTTTATGTTCAATGAGCATAGCAAGCTGAAATTCCTTGCCATTGCTGAGACAAGATTTGCCTCTGCCATTGTGATGTTGAAGAGGTTTGTTGCTATAAAAGATGCTCTTTCAGTGATGGTAGTGAGTGACAAGTGGTCTGCCTACAGGGATGATAATCCAGGTCAGGCCCAATTTGTCAAAGACAAGATTGTGAATGATGTGTGGTGGGATAAGGTGCGCTACTTCCTCAGTTTCACTGAACCTATCTATTCTATGATACGGGCAGCTGATACTGACAAGCCATGCCTGCATTTGATATATGAAATGTGGGATACAATGATAGAGAAGGTGAAGGCTGTGATCTATCGTCATGAAGGGCTAGAACCACATGAAGAATCTGCCTTCTTCTCAGCTGTGCTAGACATCTTGGTGAGTCGATGGGCAAAAAGTAACACCCCCTTGCACTGCTTAGCACACTCACTAAATTCCAAGTACTACACTGAAGCATGGATCAGTGAGGTTCCAAACCGAGTAGCCCCTCACAATGATGAGGAAATTTCAGAAATGAGAAATGCTTGTTTCAGGAGGTATTTTTCTGATGAGGAACTAAAAAAGATCAAGCAACAATATGCTAATTTCTCTTTGTTTGGGCCTGGATTCAATTCATTTGACTCACTTGAGGATAGAACTTATATGGATCCAAAGCAATGGTGGGGAATTCATGGTCATTCTGCACCAGACCTGAAAAAGTTAGCATTTAGATTACTTGGTCAGCCAACATCATCTTCTTGTGCTGAGAGAAATTGGAGTACCTATGGGCTGATCCATAGTTCCTTGAGAAACAGGTTCTAATTCTACCTCTTGATTACTTGGCCTTATTTTTTACTGCCTGCATGAAGTTTGATTCCTGGTTACAAATTGCTTTTGTAGGCTGAATCCTGGCCGTGCTGAGGATTTAGTTTTCACACACCAGAACTTGCGCCTTCTTTCAAGGAAAACTGAAGAATACCACCATGGTCCATCAGCAATGTGGGATATTGGAGCTGATACTTTTGAGGCTGATTTTGAGGGTGGTGCTGATTTTCTTGAGCATGCTGATCTGTCACTTGATGAACTAGACCTTGAAAGAGTTCTAGAAGATCTTGGGGCGCTAGGAATAACTGAaagctctggtgctgctgctgggtCTGACTGAAGATGTTGGATCGATGGATTGATGGATGATTGCCAGTTTGTCATGGCCAGCTGCTGTtcatgcatcatcatttcatcacTTTATCAGTTATCGTTTTATCATTTCATCATGTGGTGTCCTTAATCTAGTTGCTAtgttatgtgtgtgtgtgtcgtACCTAAGTTTGAATTATGGCTTGATGGCCTGAACGTTATGCCTTGAACTGTTGAACGTTATGCCCTGAACCATGTTATGTTATGTAATATTTAtggtatgttttattttttattttttatatatattgccGTATCCCCGTATCTGCATTTTGGGGAAAATGGCGTATCGGAGTATCGCCGTATCGCGTACCGGTATCCGTATCCACGTATCCGTGCAATTTAGTCTAACATTACTCCATCCTCTGATAGGGATTTGGTTTACTGGGCTTTAGATAAAAGCAAATGCTTTACTACCAAATCACTCTATAGATTCTTGTCTGATAGTGGGGTTTCCAGCAGGGTTGCTGGTCTGATTTGGAAGAGTAAAGTGCCTTTAAAAATAAAGTTCTTCTTATGGCAAATTTTTAACAATAAGCTGCAGGTTGCTAGGAGCTTAGTTAAGAGGGGCTGGCGGGGGAATTGCCAATGCTGCCTTTGTGCCTGTGTAGAGGACATCAACCACATTCTCTTCAAATGTCATTTAGCTAAGCTGGTTTGGGGTATGCTTCAGGAAATTTATGACATTCA
It encodes:
- the LOC136457562 gene encoding uncharacterized protein, giving the protein MATLAAVVAKSAGRWLPTTGVPGTDVLAIAPITRRRSCAAATTAPAPSALPAVAGAGAAARALLLTARLASGLPVFFTEHQTPHAIHDLLRLAAFLEHSQSADDVLDRDRVQIEEHLEGDGGLGQAFRDHLQELLYHLGVRDVVAEGAEVHGERRDADAELGDGLALLEDERAELAAKLLGAGVTRAAVADSEHLDGVPRLLHGPLATERPPHLRGDRAQESRHGLAVLMVLIFIRVFVDADVDGVPDAERLEVHLHHQRPLRVVRPREHRPRDVRGWSLDDALHDS
- the LOC136457572 gene encoding uncharacterized protein is translated as MATSSNASASTDGSESGGFPVANNPAIASQVLAAARVTPPPSDDDAKKPLWRYVELIERIGKGQGGNSKMRCRLCDHHFQGSYSRVKAHLLKISSFGVKFCRVVIVHVLEQLQAEVVAANAAVARTMPRDIPLPTEGNKKMRKRKGVSVIESSFNQEVRSQLDELIARMFYIAGLPFNLARNPYFRKAFMFAANRPIGGYVPPSYNKLRTTLLVQEKTHVERMLQPIKATWSSKGVSIVSDGWSDAQRRPLLNFLAVTEDGPMFLRAINTEGISKTKDYISEKMLAVIDEVGAQNVVQVITDNASSCRAAGIIVEQKHPHIFWTPCVVHTLNLALKNICAPRDAEDELHDEFQWISEVIADASMIKNYIMNHSMRLFMFNEHSKLKFLAIAETRFASAIVMLKRFVAIKDALSVMVVSDKWSAYRDDNPGQAQFVKDKIVNDVWWDKVRYFLSFTEPIYSMIRAADTDKPCLHLIYEMWDTMIEKVKAVIYRHEGLEPHEESAFFSAVLDILVSRWAKSNTPLHCLAHSLNSKYYTEAWISEVPNRVAPHNDEEISEMRNACFRRYFSDEELKKIKQQYANFSLFGPGFNSFDSLEDRTYMDPKQWWGIHGHSAPDLKKLAFRLLGQPTSSSCAERNWSTYGLIHSSLRNRLNPGRAEDLVFTHQNLRLLSRKTEEYHHGPSAMWDIGADTFEADFEGGADFLEHADLSLDELDLERVLEDLGALGITESSGAAAGSD